From Pedobacter cryoconitis, one genomic window encodes:
- a CDS encoding universal stress protein, protein MNLQKILIAVDNSTCSEKAAKTGYELAKTFNAEVALVNIIEPMPATINQDLTLAPVFLESYDNSEENSHQLLKEIEDTYGNGIKTTYLSVVDTAAHGIIQQSDEWGSDLIVIGTYGRTGLYHFLMGSVAEHVARKSACPVLIIPNKAEV, encoded by the coding sequence ATGAACCTCCAAAAGATATTAATCGCAGTAGATAATAGTACCTGCTCAGAAAAGGCAGCAAAAACAGGCTACGAGCTGGCTAAGACCTTTAATGCTGAGGTTGCCTTAGTCAATATTATTGAGCCAATGCCAGCCACTATTAATCAGGATCTTACACTGGCTCCTGTTTTCCTGGAAAGTTATGATAACAGTGAAGAGAACAGCCATCAGCTGCTGAAAGAAATAGAAGATACTTATGGTAACGGCATTAAAACTACATATCTAAGTGTAGTAGATACCGCAGCACATGGAATTATTCAGCAATCTGACGAATGGGGGTCTGATCTGATTGTGATCGGAACTTATGGCAGAACAGGATTATATCACTTTTTAATGGGAAGTGTGGCTGAACATGTGGCCAGAAAATCAGCCTGTCCTGTATTGATTATTCCGAACAAGGCAGAGGTATAA
- a CDS encoding cell division ATP-binding protein FtsE — MAGNAVINLKNVDVFQQKHLVLSDVNLNIDKGEFVFLIGQTGSGKSSLLKIIYGELHIGNGEGEIAGFDLKKLAERDVPYLRRKLGIVFQDFQLLTDRTIEKNLDFVLKATGWKDKKLIEERIKDVLEKVGLRSKIRKMPHELSGGEQQRVVIARSLLNNPDIILADEPTGNLDPETSEEIVLLLKQISQSGTAVLMATHDYHIIRTLPSRIIKCEAGIVHDDATIN; from the coding sequence ATGGCAGGAAACGCAGTTATAAATTTAAAGAACGTAGATGTATTTCAACAAAAACACCTTGTACTCTCTGATGTTAATCTTAACATAGATAAGGGTGAGTTTGTATTTCTGATCGGACAGACGGGATCTGGAAAGAGCAGTTTATTGAAAATCATTTACGGTGAACTTCATATCGGTAATGGTGAGGGGGAAATTGCAGGTTTTGACCTTAAAAAACTGGCCGAGCGGGATGTTCCTTATCTGCGCAGAAAGTTAGGGATCGTATTCCAGGATTTCCAATTGTTAACAGACCGTACAATTGAGAAGAATCTTGATTTTGTATTGAAAGCAACTGGCTGGAAAGACAAGAAACTAATCGAAGAACGTATCAAAGATGTACTGGAAAAGGTAGGTCTGCGTTCAAAAATCAGAAAAATGCCGCATGAGCTTTCTGGTGGTGAACAGCAGCGTGTAGTTATTGCGCGTTCGCTATTAAATAATCCGGATATTATCCTTGCGGATGAGCCTACAGGGAATTTAGATCCTGAAACATCCGAAGAAATCGTATTGCTGCTGAAACAAATCAGCCAGAGCGGTACTGCTGTATTAATGGCTACGCATGATTATCATATCATCCGTACCCTGCCTTCACGTATTATCAAATGTGAAGCAGGTATTGTCCATGATGATGCAACAATTAACTAA
- the dnaJ gene encoding molecular chaperone DnaJ — MSKRDYYDILGVSKGSSPEEIKKAYRKLAIKFHPDKNPDDHTAEDKFKEAAEAYEILSNPEKKQRYDHYGHAGVGGASGGGGGYGGGGMNMEDIFSQFGDIFGGGGGGGSPFDSFFGGQQQRSSGRRVAKGSNLRIKVKLTLEEIAHGAEKKIKVNKQIVCKTCDGSGAKDKSSISTCKTCGGSGSVRRVTNTILGQMQTTSTCPTCNGAGSQITSKCTSCHGEGTVRGEETITINIPAGVSDGMQLSMSGKGNAAPNGGIPGDLIILIEEIPHETLKREGNNIVYDLHLSIIDAALGYSAEVPTIDGKAKIKIEPGTQSGKLLRLKAKGIPEVNSYHRGDQIIHVNIWTPKALSSEERNMLEKLRESPNFKPQPGKNDKSFFEKMKEYFE, encoded by the coding sequence ATGAGTAAGAGAGATTATTACGATATCCTTGGTGTAAGCAAAGGTTCTTCTCCGGAAGAGATCAAAAAAGCTTATAGAAAGCTGGCTATAAAGTTCCATCCGGACAAAAATCCTGATGACCATACTGCTGAGGATAAATTTAAGGAAGCTGCTGAGGCTTACGAGATATTAAGCAACCCGGAGAAGAAACAACGCTATGACCATTATGGACATGCAGGTGTTGGCGGAGCTTCTGGTGGCGGTGGTGGCTATGGCGGCGGCGGCATGAACATGGAAGATATATTCAGCCAGTTTGGCGATATCTTTGGTGGCGGCGGTGGCGGTGGCAGTCCTTTCGATAGTTTTTTCGGCGGACAGCAACAACGCAGCAGCGGCAGACGCGTAGCTAAAGGCTCTAACCTTCGTATAAAAGTCAAACTTACCCTTGAAGAAATAGCGCATGGCGCAGAGAAAAAAATAAAGGTTAATAAACAGATTGTTTGTAAAACCTGCGATGGTTCGGGAGCTAAAGACAAATCATCTATCAGCACTTGTAAAACTTGTGGTGGCAGTGGTTCTGTCCGCAGAGTGACCAATACCATTTTAGGCCAGATGCAGACTACATCTACCTGCCCGACTTGTAATGGTGCCGGCTCACAGATTACTTCAAAATGTACATCATGTCATGGTGAAGGAACAGTTCGTGGCGAGGAAACGATTACAATCAACATTCCGGCTGGTGTAAGTGATGGTATGCAATTGAGCATGAGCGGAAAAGGTAATGCAGCCCCTAACGGTGGTATTCCTGGTGATCTGATCATCCTGATTGAAGAAATCCCTCATGAAACATTGAAACGTGAAGGAAACAATATCGTTTATGATTTACACTTAAGTATCATTGATGCTGCTTTAGGATACAGTGCCGAAGTACCAACTATTGATGGTAAAGCTAAAATCAAAATCGAACCTGGTACACAAAGCGGAAAGTTATTACGCCTGAAAGCTAAAGGTATTCCTGAAGTGAATTCTTATCACCGTGGTGATCAGATTATCCATGTGAATATCTGGACGCCTAAAGCCCTGAGCAGTGAAGAACGGAATATGCTGGAGAAACTACGTGAATCTCCAAATTTCAAACCTCAGCCAGGTAAAAATGACAAAAGTTTCTTTGAAAAAATGAAAGAGTATTTCGAGTAA
- a CDS encoding exopolyphosphatase — protein sequence MKAAVIDLGTNTFHLVIAELTPAGVEVIYKTNLLVQLGQGRINENLIIPEAFERGIAALKGFKKEIDAQQVTIVRATATSAVRSAGNGKDFVIAALRIAGIAIEVISGEEEAAYIFNGVKATGVINQQSLIMDIGGGSTEFIICNQHGPLWKKSYNIGAARLLQAYFHSDPISEEDQSAIQNHLDQELKDLLVACQQYEPQVLVGSAGAFETFAAMLLEDIDLKTISSASFDIGQYRSLAEKLIASAHAERVVMPNLIPLRVDMIVIAAILTNYVLDKTGLKAISLSTYDLKMGVLYKIREDQKFESSK from the coding sequence ATGAAAGCAGCGGTTATTGATTTAGGAACGAACACTTTTCACTTAGTAATAGCTGAGCTTACACCTGCGGGTGTGGAGGTTATTTACAAGACTAATTTACTGGTGCAATTAGGCCAGGGCAGGATCAATGAGAATTTGATTATACCTGAAGCTTTTGAGCGCGGCATAGCGGCATTAAAAGGCTTTAAAAAAGAAATAGATGCACAGCAGGTTACTATTGTCCGCGCCACTGCAACCTCTGCGGTACGCAGTGCCGGAAATGGAAAGGATTTTGTTATCGCTGCCCTCAGAATAGCGGGTATAGCTATTGAAGTGATCAGTGGGGAGGAAGAGGCTGCTTATATATTCAATGGTGTAAAAGCAACAGGGGTGATCAATCAACAATCGTTGATTATGGACATTGGCGGAGGAAGCACTGAGTTCATTATTTGTAATCAGCATGGCCCGCTGTGGAAGAAAAGTTATAATATAGGTGCTGCCAGATTATTACAGGCTTATTTTCATTCCGATCCTATAAGCGAAGAAGACCAGTCAGCTATACAAAATCATCTTGATCAGGAGCTGAAAGATCTGCTGGTGGCTTGTCAGCAATATGAGCCGCAGGTGCTGGTTGGTTCAGCAGGTGCATTTGAAACTTTCGCTGCGATGTTACTGGAAGATATTGACCTGAAAACAATAAGTTCAGCGTCATTTGATATCGGTCAGTATCGCAGCCTTGCTGAAAAGCTGATTGCTTCTGCACATGCAGAAAGGGTTGTGATGCCAAATCTGATTCCACTCAGAGTGGATATGATTGTCATCGCCGCCATCCTGACCAATTATGTGCTGGACAAAACGGGATTAAAAGCAATCAGCTTATCTACATATGATTTAAAAATGGGTGTATTATACAAGATCCGGGAAGATCAGAAGTTTGAAAGCTCTAAGTAA
- a CDS encoding 4Fe-4S dicluster domain-containing protein — translation MAIKITDECINCGACEPECPNNAIYDAGTAWRFSDGTNLNGIIDFGDQEVDAGAAQEAVSDEVYYIVSDKCTECKGFHDEPQCAAVCPVDCCVDDEDIRETEEELLKKKAWLHQED, via the coding sequence ATGGCTATTAAAATAACAGACGAATGTATTAATTGCGGAGCATGTGAGCCTGAATGCCCAAATAATGCAATTTATGACGCAGGTACAGCCTGGAGATTTTCTGATGGAACCAACTTAAATGGTATCATTGATTTTGGCGATCAGGAAGTAGATGCTGGCGCGGCTCAGGAAGCAGTTTCTGATGAAGTATATTATATCGTTTCAGATAAATGTACAGAATGTAAAGGGTTTCATGATGAACCTCAATGTGCGGCAGTGTGCCCGGTAGATTGTTGCGTGGACGATGAAGATATCCGTGAAACTGAAGAAGAATTATTAAAGAAAAAAGCCTGGTTACACCAGGAAGACTAG
- a CDS encoding nucleotide exchange factor GrpE: MFSKKKTNDTENPITENTAEEQLNKELTDDANADTITEPVEEISAEEQLKLDNAALNDKYLRLFAEFDNFKRRTQKERVELLQTAGKDVIISMLPVLDDFDRANKATENATDVAAIREGIQLVHTKLKSILSQKGLKEMECANTVFDTDLHEAITKVPAPTEELKGKVIDELEKGYTLNDKVIRFAKVVVGS, from the coding sequence ATGTTTAGCAAGAAGAAAACAAACGATACAGAAAATCCTATTACGGAAAATACTGCTGAAGAGCAGTTAAACAAAGAGCTTACAGATGACGCAAATGCGGATACTATCACTGAACCTGTAGAGGAAATCTCTGCTGAAGAGCAATTAAAACTTGATAATGCAGCGTTGAATGATAAATATCTTCGCCTTTTTGCTGAGTTTGACAATTTCAAAAGACGTACACAAAAAGAACGTGTTGAGCTTTTACAGACTGCTGGTAAGGATGTAATTATCTCTATGCTTCCTGTGCTGGACGATTTTGACCGTGCAAATAAAGCAACTGAAAATGCTACTGATGTGGCTGCAATCCGTGAAGGGATTCAGTTAGTACATACCAAACTGAAAAGCATTTTAAGTCAGAAAGGCTTAAAAGAAATGGAATGTGCAAATACTGTTTTTGACACAGACCTTCATGAAGCAATCACTAAAGTTCCTGCCCCAACTGAAGAGTTGAAAGGAAAAGTTATAGATGAATTAGAAAAAGGATACACTTTAAATGACAAAGTTATACGCTTTGCAAAAGTAGTTGTAGGTAGTTAA
- a CDS encoding DUF72 domain-containing protein, whose amino-acid sequence MDGIAIADWRIGCSGFYYKEWKEVFYPAGLPQKEWFSYYCQHFNTIEINSSFYKQPSLKSFNTWYETSPADFLFTIKAPRAITHYNKFNEVEKLVTDFYGVISAGLQEKLGCVLFQTPPSFTYTEERLALLLKNLNPAFKNVVEFRHISWWNNTVMDEFKKHHLTFSGLSYPSALPDGVVLFNDPVYYRFHGKPVLYKSLYTGQEIIAFAKSILQGPKQVFVYFNNTWGTSALTNAKQLIALTDTAR is encoded by the coding sequence ATGGATGGGATAGCAATAGCAGACTGGAGAATTGGCTGCTCCGGATTTTATTACAAAGAATGGAAAGAGGTCTTCTACCCTGCCGGTCTTCCTCAAAAAGAATGGTTTAGCTATTATTGCCAGCATTTTAATACGATAGAGATTAATTCTTCTTTTTACAAACAGCCTTCTTTGAAAAGCTTTAATACCTGGTATGAAACCAGCCCCGCTGATTTTCTGTTTACGATTAAGGCACCCCGGGCAATTACACATTATAATAAGTTTAATGAGGTGGAAAAGCTGGTTACTGATTTTTACGGGGTAATTTCTGCTGGTCTCCAGGAGAAACTGGGCTGCGTATTGTTTCAAACTCCTCCTTCTTTCACTTATACGGAAGAAAGATTAGCCTTACTATTGAAAAATCTAAACCCGGCATTTAAGAATGTAGTTGAATTCAGACATATCAGCTGGTGGAACAATACGGTGATGGACGAATTTAAAAAACATCATCTGACCTTCAGCGGACTAAGTTATCCTTCGGCTTTACCAGATGGGGTAGTATTATTCAATGATCCTGTTTACTACCGTTTTCATGGTAAGCCTGTGTTATACAAATCACTGTATACCGGGCAGGAAATAATTGCCTTCGCTAAATCTATCTTGCAGGGACCTAAACAAGTATTCGTATATTTCAACAATACCTGGGGAACATCGGCATTAACTAATGCAAAGCAATTGATCGCATTGACAGATACAGCACGCTAA
- a CDS encoding fructose-6-phosphate aldolase, producing the protein MYVIKVKGIAKIPDYVQLRDDKFTLLAYFRVDRPDKSLEKLGLGDKLPYIMDMVKDLPFGQIAKLDI; encoded by the coding sequence ATGTATGTAATCAAAGTAAAAGGTATTGCCAAAATCCCGGATTACGTCCAGCTGAGGGATGATAAATTCACCTTACTGGCCTATTTCAGGGTAGACCGTCCTGATAAATCTCTGGAAAAATTAGGTCTGGGTGACAAGTTGCCTTATATTATGGATATGGTAAAAGATTTACCATTTGGTCAGATTGCAAAATTAGATATTTAA
- a CDS encoding acyl-CoA reductase gives MSILTAEKLIIAFHKLSDFLNHPDDEFSNTIDSAPNHNAWFTVAEVRRSLASFQEMLNLPALEKWFEQITVSQNPKKVGLILAGNIPLVGFHDILSVLATGNIAIIKLSSSDSQLLPALLKQLIEFEPLLSDRIVYAERLKDFDAIIATGSNNTSRYFDYYFGKVPNIIRKNRNSVAVLDGKESIAEIGQLGHDIFDYFGLGCRNVSKIYIPEGYEIKNFFEPLEQYQDIINHFKYNNNYDYNKSIYLVNTVQHFDNGFLLLKEDEGLSSPLAVLYFEYYKNIEELNDKLKGMQDNIQCVVTNTAVQLDVDSVTFGQSQHPQLWDYADNVNTINFLNKL, from the coding sequence ATGTCAATCCTTACCGCTGAAAAGTTAATTATTGCATTCCATAAACTAAGTGATTTCTTAAATCACCCGGATGATGAATTTAGTAATACGATCGATTCAGCACCTAATCATAATGCCTGGTTTACTGTGGCTGAAGTGCGGAGATCGCTGGCTTCTTTTCAGGAAATGCTGAATTTGCCTGCACTGGAAAAATGGTTTGAACAAATTACAGTCAGCCAGAATCCTAAAAAAGTAGGTTTGATCCTTGCAGGGAATATTCCACTGGTAGGTTTTCACGATATTTTATCTGTGCTGGCTACAGGAAATATAGCGATTATCAAACTTTCCTCTTCTGATAGTCAGTTATTACCGGCTTTATTGAAACAACTTATTGAATTTGAGCCACTTTTATCGGATAGAATTGTCTATGCAGAAAGGCTGAAAGATTTTGACGCAATTATTGCAACCGGAAGTAATAATACCTCCAGATATTTTGATTACTATTTCGGTAAAGTGCCTAATATTATCAGAAAAAACAGGAATAGCGTTGCGGTACTGGATGGTAAAGAAAGTATAGCCGAGATCGGACAGTTAGGTCATGATATTTTTGATTACTTCGGACTGGGTTGCAGAAATGTATCCAAAATCTATATTCCTGAAGGTTATGAGATTAAAAACTTCTTTGAACCGCTGGAACAGTATCAGGATATTATCAATCATTTCAAATACAATAATAACTACGATTATAACAAATCTATTTACCTGGTCAATACTGTCCAGCATTTTGACAATGGCTTTTTGTTATTAAAAGAAGATGAAGGGTTATCTTCTCCGCTTGCTGTTTTATACTTTGAATACTATAAAAACATAGAGGAATTAAACGATAAGCTGAAAGGTATGCAGGACAATATTCAATGTGTAGTCACCAATACGGCTGTACAACTGGATGTAGATTCGGTAACTTTTGGACAAAGTCAGCATCCTCAGTTATGGGATTATGCGGATAATGTGAATACGATTAACTTTTTAAATAAGTTATAA
- a CDS encoding Maf family protein: MYKQTTPLILASKSPRRQELMQLMGLDFKVLLKDVDESYPEHLAPEAIACYISEKKAMAFAEERLTSLVITADTIVAYNGEILGKPADALHAKVMLEKLSGTSHQVYTGVSLAYKDKLKTFFDQTEVRFRILSTEEIEHYINKYNPLDKAGSYGIQDWLGFIAVERIEGSYTNVMGLPTEKLYLELSNF, from the coding sequence ATGTATAAGCAAACAACTCCTCTTATTCTGGCTTCTAAATCACCCCGCAGACAAGAATTAATGCAATTGATGGGACTTGATTTTAAGGTATTATTAAAAGATGTAGACGAGAGTTATCCTGAACACCTTGCTCCGGAAGCAATTGCCTGTTATATCTCGGAAAAGAAAGCGATGGCATTCGCAGAAGAGCGCTTAACAAGCCTGGTGATTACTGCTGATACTATTGTCGCTTACAATGGGGAGATTCTGGGTAAACCAGCAGACGCACTGCACGCTAAAGTAATGCTTGAAAAACTATCAGGTACCAGCCATCAGGTATATACAGGAGTAAGCCTGGCTTATAAAGACAAGCTTAAAACCTTTTTCGATCAAACAGAAGTGCGTTTCAGAATACTCAGTACAGAAGAAATAGAACATTATATCAATAAATATAATCCACTGGATAAAGCAGGTTCTTATGGTATACAAGACTGGCTGGGCTTTATCGCAGTAGAACGTATTGAAGGTTCCTATACTAATGTAATGGGCTTACCAACAGAGAAACTTTACTTAGAGCTTTCAAACTTCTGA
- a CDS encoding C40 family peptidase: MEQTFAICRVAVAPIRASSSDKAEITTQLLFGDHVEVLEKAEPWWRIRNGYDDYEGWIDFKQLAVLTETDYEACKQRIALVPAAVNNQVLAADGSVYYLAASSSLPAYSNGFCQLGKEKFQVLFEPHQPPVQATGAMLADAALFYLNAPYLWGGRTLFGIDCSGYVQAVFALYGITLHRDAAQQAEQGETVNFLPEAQTGDLAFFDNADGKIIHVGLMLNANQIIHASGKVRIDPIDDQGIYNPELGRYSHKLRIIKRFINPIPTP, translated from the coding sequence ATGGAACAGACATTCGCAATTTGCAGGGTAGCCGTAGCACCAATAAGAGCATCATCATCCGATAAAGCCGAAATAACGACGCAATTATTATTTGGAGATCACGTAGAAGTATTGGAAAAAGCTGAGCCCTGGTGGCGGATTCGTAATGGTTATGATGACTACGAAGGCTGGATAGACTTTAAACAGCTTGCAGTACTTACTGAAACTGACTACGAAGCCTGTAAACAACGTATTGCTTTGGTACCGGCAGCAGTTAATAATCAGGTGCTGGCAGCCGATGGAAGTGTCTATTACCTGGCTGCATCGAGCAGTTTGCCAGCTTACAGCAATGGATTCTGCCAACTGGGTAAAGAGAAATTCCAGGTCTTATTTGAACCTCATCAGCCGCCAGTACAAGCAACCGGGGCAATGCTTGCAGATGCTGCTCTTTTCTACCTGAATGCACCGTATTTATGGGGAGGCCGTACCCTGTTCGGTATTGATTGTTCCGGATATGTACAGGCCGTTTTTGCTTTATATGGTATTACCCTTCACAGAGATGCCGCTCAGCAAGCAGAACAAGGAGAAACAGTTAATTTTTTGCCGGAAGCACAAACCGGGGATCTTGCTTTTTTTGATAATGCCGATGGCAAAATCATTCATGTAGGCCTGATGCTCAATGCGAATCAGATTATTCATGCTTCAGGAAAAGTGAGAATTGATCCTATAGATGACCAGGGGATTTATAATCCTGAACTTGGGCGTTATAGCCACAAACTCAGGATTATTAAAAGGTTTATAAATCCCATTCCCACACCATAA
- a CDS encoding ABC transporter permease, whose protein sequence is MNKILLIIQREYLSRVRKKSFIVMTLLTPIIVAGFYGMIIYFSIQGATSTNNRIAVVNENKTLTEKIASTKNTTYVYVHKSLAEMKAGLKDEDYDYILYLPEFSLDNPSGIQLLGTKQAGFSMNGKVVDDVENTIRIQKLKESGIAQEDLDKLKATVNIDNKKINQAGQEEDSSAGATTVIGYASGILMFTFILIYGIQVMRGVIEEKTSRIIEVMISSVKPFQLMMGKIIGIALVGLTQFVLWILLTATISTVAVQAFTGDKQLQKNTVSAVQAKTGASIGKQGADNGPVAYIQKSMANLDLTKILLVFVFFFIGGYLFYSSLYAAIGSAVDSETETQQFVMPIMMPLTLSYALSLSVVVNDPYGPLAFWLSMIPFTSPIAMMVRLPYGVPDWQLALSMGLLIAGFVGTVWVASRIYRVGILMYGKKTSLKEMFKWFSYKN, encoded by the coding sequence ATGAACAAGATTTTACTCATTATACAAAGAGAATACCTGAGCCGGGTCAGAAAAAAATCATTCATTGTCATGACGCTGTTAACACCGATTATTGTTGCAGGATTTTATGGCATGATCATTTATTTCTCTATTCAGGGAGCAACTTCGACCAATAACAGGATAGCTGTCGTTAATGAAAACAAAACACTGACTGAAAAAATCGCTTCTACTAAGAATACGACCTACGTTTATGTTCATAAATCATTGGCAGAAATGAAGGCCGGCCTGAAGGATGAAGATTATGATTATATTCTTTACCTGCCTGAGTTTAGCCTGGATAATCCTTCAGGAATACAACTTTTAGGAACTAAACAGGCTGGTTTTTCTATGAATGGAAAAGTAGTTGATGATGTGGAGAATACGATCAGAATTCAAAAACTGAAAGAAAGTGGTATTGCACAGGAAGATCTTGATAAATTAAAAGCTACTGTCAACATCGATAATAAGAAGATTAATCAGGCAGGCCAGGAAGAGGATTCCAGTGCTGGCGCGACCACTGTGATTGGTTATGCATCTGGTATCCTGATGTTTACTTTTATCCTGATTTATGGTATCCAGGTGATGCGGGGTGTGATTGAAGAGAAAACAAGCAGAATTATTGAAGTAATGATTTCATCTGTCAAGCCTTTTCAGCTGATGATGGGAAAAATCATCGGTATCGCTTTGGTAGGATTAACACAGTTTGTGCTCTGGATCTTATTGACGGCAACGATTTCAACTGTCGCTGTTCAAGCCTTTACGGGTGATAAACAACTACAGAAAAACACGGTTTCCGCTGTACAGGCAAAGACGGGAGCTTCGATAGGAAAACAAGGGGCAGACAATGGCCCGGTCGCTTATATTCAAAAAAGCATGGCCAATCTTGACCTGACTAAAATCCTGCTGGTCTTTGTATTCTTTTTTATTGGTGGCTATTTATTCTATAGTTCCCTTTATGCGGCAATTGGTTCGGCAGTAGATAGTGAAACAGAGACGCAGCAGTTTGTGATGCCTATTATGATGCCGCTCACACTAAGTTATGCCTTATCTTTGAGCGTTGTGGTGAATGATCCTTATGGCCCGCTTGCTTTCTGGTTATCTATGATCCCATTTACTTCTCCGATTGCAATGATGGTCAGGTTACCTTATGGTGTACCAGACTGGCAGCTTGCTTTGTCTATGGGCTTATTGATAGCGGGATTTGTAGGAACGGTGTGGGTAGCTTCAAGAATATACAGAGTGGGTATCTTAATGTATGGCAAAAAAACCAGTTTGAAGGAAATGTTCAAATGGTTCAGTTACAAGAATTAA
- a CDS encoding ABC transporter ATP-binding protein, which produces MLNVNNIVKQYATHLALDDVSLKVEQGKIFGLLGPNGAGKTSLIRIITQITAPDSGEVIFNGQRLNSSHIARIGYLPEERGLYKKMEIGEQVLYLAKLKGMRTAEATKKVRYWFEKLEMGSWWNKKVEDLSKGMQQKVQFVATVLHEPELIILDEPFSGFDPVNADIIKNEILELNKKGATFIFSTHRMESVEELCDNIALIHRSKKILDGSVSDIKEQYRNNTYWVEYDGEYPVELSAGLFEILHKEILQGKTRIKVQISAGKTANQLLSALLPLVNIHRLDEVIPTMNDIFIDQVKLKN; this is translated from the coding sequence ATGCTTAACGTAAATAATATTGTTAAACAATATGCTACGCATCTTGCACTGGACGACGTAAGCCTGAAAGTGGAGCAGGGCAAAATCTTCGGGCTGCTGGGTCCCAATGGTGCAGGCAAAACATCACTGATCAGAATTATCACTCAAATTACTGCACCAGATAGCGGCGAAGTAATTTTTAACGGGCAACGCCTCAATTCCTCTCACATCGCAAGAATAGGATACCTCCCGGAAGAACGTGGTTTATATAAAAAAATGGAGATTGGCGAACAGGTATTGTACCTGGCCAAACTCAAAGGTATGCGTACTGCTGAAGCCACTAAAAAGGTCAGATACTGGTTTGAGAAACTGGAAATGGGAAGCTGGTGGAATAAAAAGGTAGAAGACTTAAGTAAGGGGATGCAGCAGAAGGTACAATTTGTAGCCACTGTATTACACGAACCTGAACTGATTATTCTGGATGAACCTTTTTCTGGGTTTGATCCGGTCAATGCTGATATTATCAAAAATGAAATTCTGGAATTGAATAAAAAAGGAGCAACTTTTATTTTCTCTACGCACCGGATGGAATCTGTAGAAGAATTATGTGACAATATTGCATTGATTCATCGTTCTAAAAAGATCCTGGATGGTTCGGTATCGGATATTAAGGAGCAATACAGGAACAATACGTACTGGGTAGAGTATGATGGTGAGTACCCTGTTGAACTATCAGCTGGTCTGTTCGAAATACTGCATAAAGAAATACTGCAAGGAAAAACAAGGATTAAGGTACAAATCAGCGCAGGAAAAACAGCCAATCAGCTCTTATCAGCTTTGCTCCCTCTGGTGAATATTCATCGTTTAGACGAAGTGATTCCTACCATGAATGACATTTTTATTGACCAGGTAAAACTAAAGAATTAA